Genomic DNA from Nomascus leucogenys isolate Asia chromosome 10, Asia_NLE_v1, whole genome shotgun sequence:
TGTTTCCCAGTCTGTGAACAGAGGTTAGAGAGTGGTGGGAGGGAGTCAGCCAAACGGAGATCCTGAAGCTTCCGCATTGATTCCCCCCACCACTCCCCAGTGACTGGGAGAAAACTTGGCTTCCAAGAAGAGGAAGCCGGAATGGGGGGCTGGGTTGGGACCATAATCCCTAGTGCACCCCAACTCATCCACTCAGCTTTGCAGCACAGTGAGGAGGGAGTCTCAGCTCCCCGGCACAGTCTCTGGACTAGAAGTCCTGCATCTGAGGGAAAAGGGGGTTGGAAACTCAGACACCTGCATtagagggaggaggggctggagcctggactcctgggtctgagggaggaggggctggagcctgcactcctgggtctgagggaggaggggctggggacctggagtcccgggtctgagggaggagggtctGGGGGTCTGGATTcccgggtctgagggaggaggagctggggaccTGGACTcccgggtctgagggaggagggtctgggggtctggactcctgggtctgagggaggagggtctGGGGGTCTGGACTcccgggtctgagggaggagaagcTGGGGTCTGGACTcccgggtctgagggaggagggtctGGGGGTCTGGACTcccgggtctgagggaggaggagctgggggcctggactcccgggtctgagggaggagggtctGGGGGTCTGGACTcccgggtctgagggaggaggagctgggggcctggactcctgggtcgggtctgagggaggaggggctgggggcctgaaCTTGTGAGTCTGGGTGGATGGTCTAGGAGCCAGACCCCATTTCTCAGGAAGCCCCGTGGGGTGACTCTCTGTGTTACCCATCTCTCCTGTAAACATCCTGGTGGGTACTGAGTGGGCCCCGGGCTGCCTTCGTCAGAGATGACACAGGTTAGAGAGGGCTCTGCAgggggccgggggtgggggtCAGAGGGGTTGTGGGGCTGAGGCCGGGCAGCTGCTGACCGTTTCCTGTGTCAACATCATCTGGACCCACTTCCCAATTCcggggattcctcagggatcaaggagggggtggggggcggggctgCCTGGCCTTGGACCGCGGCTTGGGACTGGGGGGGCCCCGCCGTCACGGCCCTCACCGCTAATGACAGGTTTGGGCTGCCTCTGTGGCCGGCCTGCCCCGTCACCCCCCAGAGGCCAGACAGGACCCCCCAGGGACTGACAGacggacacacacacagcctgggaCCTGCTGACCTCACACCCTGCCGGCTCGGCTTCCCCTCGGGGCCGCGCGGCAGCCAGGACTCCCTGGCCATCCCCCACGTCCCCGTGGCTTCTCCCCAGTGTCTGTGACCACCCCAGGCCCTGGCTGCCCAGTCTGTTTCCGAGCCTCCAAGCTGGTCTCTAGCTTCCACTGGGTTCTGCAGCCCTGGCTGCCTCCTGGGGCCTTTGCTGCCCCTGTCTCTCCAGCTCTGTTTGTCTCTGTCATGTCACTTTCTTCGGACTCCCCAGTCCTGCCTCTGGGTCTCTTTTCCGGTCTTcatctcttgctctgtctctctctctttctcttgttttcaCAGAAGTAGCCCAGTGTGTCCCACCCTGGCCTGGGCAGACCCAGGAGTTGCCAGTAACTCCCAGCCCCGTCACTCTGCACCCACCCCGTCACTCTGCACCCGCCCCATCTACCTGTACCTCCTGCAGCCACACTGCGGGGATGGAGTGTGAGCCCACAACCCAGGGCTGGGGACCCAGACGAGACGGGAGGCTGGCAGCGGCTGGGACCCCGGATTTGTCCCAGACCCATGACCTTCCCCACACATGCTCCCCAAAGTGCAGAAGGGCCACAAGATCCTCCTCTACCTTTCCTGAACTAGAATTtagggcctggactcctgggtccaggagggaggaggggctgggggtcaagactcctgggtctgagggaggaggggctgggcctagattcttgggtctgagggaggaggggcttggGGCCTGGACTCTTGTGTCTGAGGGAGGAGGTGCTGGGCCTGGACTCCTgtgtctgagggaggagggctgggccTGGACTCCTGTGTCTGAGGGAGGAGGTGCTGGGCCTGGACTCTgtgtctgagggaggaggggctgggcctggactcctgtgtctgagggaggaggggctaggggacctggactcctgggtctgagggaggaaggcctgggggcctggactcctgggtctgagggaggaggggttggggtcctggactcctgggtctgagggaggaggggttggggacctggactcctgggtctgagggaggaggggttgggggcctgaactcctgggtctgagggaggagggccggggggcctggattcctgggtctgagggaggaggggctgggggcctggattcctgggtctgagggaggaagggctgggggcctggattcctgggtctgagggaggagggccggggggcctggactcctgggtctgagggaggaggggctggggcctggactcttgggtctgagggaggagggggagggggcctggactcctgggtctgagggaggaggagttGGGGACCTGGATTCCTGGGTCTGAAGGGGGAGGGGTTGGGGGCCTGGACTcccgggtctgagggaggaggggcaagGGGATTGGGTTCTGGTCCCTGTAGGTGGACGGGGCTGGCATTACCACAACCCTTTTCTTGCTCCCCAGCTGGCCCCAGGCCAGTCCCCCATACCCTCGGGCTAGTCCATCCCCCAAGCTGGTGGCCTGAGTCACCTTGGCTGGCCCCGCcagtgtggggggggggggctaCGTCAGCTCTCCCCTCACTGACGCAGCCTTGGGCCCCCCACACTGACTCAGCCGGAAGCAGGCCCCCTGAGGGGCGGAGACCCAGTGGTCAGAGGCCTGGGTCCCAGCAGGAGCCAGTGCTGGGGAGGGCCCCTGGGGGGCCCTGAAAGGGGTGGCTGTGACAgaccagagagagggagagagagctctTACCTGAGGCGATGAGGTCATGTCCCACTGTGGGGGGGCTGTGACCTCACCTCCTTGGGGACCTGAGCAGTTGCCCTTTCAGTGGTGCTGGATTGGGAAGGGGAAGCCTCCAACCAGCCCGGCACAGTCTCGGAGGCTGGCATGAGGGGGTCTGCATGGAGCCTCAGAGCCCCCACCACCTCCATGCTCTCAGTCCCACCCCGTCCTTCCCTGCCATCTAGGTCTGGGGGCTCTCGGGGACATGGCTTGGTATCTCTGCCCCTCGCGTGCTCTGTTGTGAATCCCGGGCCTCGTCTGCCCCCATGCCTGGGGCTGGCCCGTTGTGTGCCTGGGTAGGCATAGCTGCCTCCACCCTGGCCTGCGGGTCCCCTCACCCCTGCactcctctcctgcctccacctctgtgCAGCGACATCCAGGGCTCTGGCCCCTGGCCCCAGTTCTGGTCACTGTCTCAGTGTCCCCACCGTCCCGTCTTCACCCCATCttgctcctttctctccctcatcCTCCCGGTCTCTCTCGAAGGCAAcatctttttctctgtgttcctgATGTGTTAATAAAAATTAACGAGAGGAGTAAGAATGGTTAGCACCGACTTTGCGCTTCACGTGAATGAGCTCGCTTTATCCTCATCGTGTTTAGGAGGATGAGGGTGCATCATTAACCCCCCTtcacagacgaggaaactgaggcacagagtgggaGAGTCGCACATGGAGGTCTTGCATCTATGGAGTGTCTCAGCGCCTCTTTCTCTTGGTCCTTAGTCTccgtctctcttcctccttcctgtctCCACCTGCCTCTTTGAGAAAGGCTTTtcaaaaggccgggcgtggtggttcacacctgtattcccagcactttgggaggctgaggcgggaggatgacctgagctcaggagtttgagaccagcctgggcaacatggcaaaaccctatctctactaaaaatacaaaaaatagccaggcgtggtgggcgcctgtaatcccagctacttgggaggctgaggcatgagaatcacttgaacctgggaggcggaggttacagtgagcggagatcacacccctgcaccccagcctgggcgacagagcgagactctgtctcaaaaaaaccaaaaatgaggccaggcacggtagctcacacctgtcatcccagcactttgggaggccaaggcaggcggatcacgaagtcaggagttcgagaccagcctggccaacatgatgagaccccggtctctactaaaaatacaaaattagccgggtgtggtggtgcacacctgtaatcccagctactcaggaggctgaggcaggagaatcgcttgaacccgggaggcagaggttgcagtgagccgagattgtgctattgatcgcgccattgcgctccagcctggatgacagagtgagactcagtaccaaaaaacaaacaaacaaaaaacaaacaaaaaatgagaaaggctTTTACTCTCTGCCTCCATTGCTGAGTCCCCAACATCTCAGCGTCTCTGTCTTTCTGATATCTCTGTCTCCCCATTTCTGTCCCTGGGGCCTCTCCGTCCCTGTCACTCTGCCCCGTGTCTCTGTTTGCCTGGTGCCTTTCTTCAGCTGCTGCGTCCTCTGTCTCAGAGTCTTGGTGTCTCTGTTCCTTTCCCCTCGGGGTCTCCCTGGATCTCCCCAAGTCCCTCCTACTGTCTTCCTCCCGCTCTCTGATCTCTGACTCCCAGAACCTCTCCCTCCGTCTCCAGGGCTGCCCCTCTGATCCTGCTTCTCTGGTGTGTCTCTCTGGCTGCCTCCATCTCTGTGGATCTCcgtctccctgtctctctctcagtctctccttcactctgtgtgtgtgtgtgtctctctctctccttcccttccactccctcttcctcctgcctccacctctccagGCCCCTGTCCTGTCCCTCCGTCCGGCCTTTCTCTGCCTTTCCGTCCTCCtgcctccccatctctctctgctAGTCCTGGTCCAGCCGGACCCCCACCCACAGTCGGACTCCAGCGCTTGAGCCTGAGTGTCTGCTCCGGCCcgtggaggtggagggaggggacGCCAATGACCTCACCAGCCCCTCTCCGACCACCCCCCCTTTCCCTTTTCAACTTTTCCAACTTTTCCTTCCGTGCCCTCCTCCGAGCGCGGCGGCGTGAGCCCTGCAAGGCAGCCGCTCCGTCTGAATGgaaaaggcaggcagggagggtgaGTCAGGATGTGTCAGGCCGCCCTCCCCTGCCGCCTGccccccgcccgcccgccccAGCCCCCTATATAACCCCCCAGGCGTCCACACTCCCTCACTGCCGCGGCCCTGCTGCTCACGGGTACatgcctcccctccccaggccGCAGCCCAGCTGACCCTCGGGGCTCCCCCGGCAGCGGACAGGGAAGGGTTAAAGGCCCCCGgctccctgccccctgccctgggGAACCCCTGGCCCTGTGGGGACATGAACTGTAAGTTGGTTcatggggagggtggaggggacagggaggcagggaggagagggacCCACGGCGGGGGTGGGAGCAGACCCCTCCGAGTCGCACAGAGAGGGACCCGGAGAGAGGCAGCCGGGGAGTCACAGCCGGGGAGGAGAGCAGCTTCGGAGACAGGAGGCGGCGGAGGAGATgggcagagagagacacagacaggCGCGGATGGAGGCAGCCAATCAGAGGCGCCGCAGGAGGGACGGGCCAGACAGGGCCCCGAGAGGGAGCGAGACGCGGAGACCGAGCAGGGGCAGGGACGGAGGGACTGGTGCCGGGAGGGAGGTGACCCCCATCGGCCCAGGCCCCAGGGAGCCCGCGGGGACCGGGAGACTCCCTGGGATCCCGGCAGAGAGGCTccggagggaaactgaggcagggtcCGCGGAGACCGGAGCAAGCCAGGGAGTAGCGACCCCAGCcagggggaggagagagactgGGCGCGGGCGGAAAGCGGGGAGAGCCGGGCAGATGCGGCCGACGGACGCGCGGACAGACCGACGGCTGGCGGGGCCAGGGGGCGGGCTGGGGGTGTGCGAGGCGCGGGCGGCCGGGGAGCGCTGATTGGCTGGCGGGTGGCCAGGTGGGCGGGGCGGCCGGGGTGGGCTTCGGGGAGCGAGCCCCGGACCCCCGCGCCCCCCGCGCCCCCCGCCGCCAGGTCTCCCGCTCCCGCGGCCCGGCCGGGCCCGTGGCTCTGCCCCTCTCCGCCCAGGTGCGCTGCGGCCCGGCCTTCTGCCGCCCACCCGGAGGGGCTCCTGGGAGGACGTCTGAGGGGTCTCCCACGGGAGAGGTCCGTGTCTCCGGGGCTCCGTCCTGGCTTCTGGCTCCTTCCCCTGCTCCCAGCCAGCTCGGGCTCCCGCGGCCCGGGGAGGGGGCAGGTTCTGGCCTGTGCCTCCCCCACCATGCCCCGCCCCGGGGCCCAGATTCCGGCGTCCGGGGGCGGACGGGAGACGCCCGGCCCGTCTACCCGCCCCGGGCCGCGTCTGCTCCGACGGGCGGGGCAGCCAgagccagggagggagagggaagcccGCCTGGCCCTGCGACCTGCCCGCGGGCGTTCCACCCTGGGACTTaagacctccagctccatcctccCTAAGGCCGGGAGTCCAGGCCCCAGTGCCTCCTCCcccagacccaggagtccagaccccagttcctcctccctcagacccaggagtccaggccccagcccctccctcgcccagtcccccagcccctcctccctcagacccaggagtccaggccccagcccttcctccctcagacccaggagtccagaccccagttcctcctccctcagacccgggagtccaggccccagtccctcctcccccagacccaggagtccaggccccagcccttcctccctcagacccaggagtccagaccccagttcctcctccctcagacccgggagtccaggccccagtccctcctcccccagacccaggagtccaggcccccagcctctcctccctcagacccaggagtccaggccccagttcctcctccctcagacccgggagtccaggcccagcccctcctctctcaGACCCAGAGTCCAGCCTGAGCTCCCTGCCTTATCCTGCCCCCAGGTGTTTGCCGCCTGGTCCTGGTCGTGCTGAGCCTGTGGCCAGATACCGCTGTCGCCCCTGGCCCACCACCTGGCCCCCCTCGAGTTTCCCCAGACCCTCGGGCCGAGCTGGACAGCACCGTGCTCCTGACCCGCTCTCTCCTGGCGGACACGCGGCAGCTGGCTGCACAGCTGGTAGGAGAGACTGGGCTGCGGCCAGCACAGGAGTCAGAGGCAGAGAGGAACTGACAGAAGTCTGCGGGCAGGCCACTTGGAGGGGTTCTGGGCTCTCAGGTGGCAGAGTGAGGGAGGGGAAGAGTCGGGGGCCTGGCGTGGGTGATGGAGGTTGCCCCGAGGCTGGGCAGGGGCCACCTCACAGCCTTTTTTCCCTGCCAGAGGGACAAATTCCCAGCTGACGGGGACCACAACCTGGATTCCCTGCCCACCCTGGCCATGAGTGCGGGGGCACTGGGAGCTCTACAGGTAAGGGCAAGGGAGTGGGCTGGGGACAAGGTGGGAGGCAGGCAgtgaagggggtggggaggatgaGGGGCACAGCAGGCACTGGCTGGGTGTTCTCTGATGTCCTGGCTCTGTCCCCAGCTCCCGGGTGTGCTGACAAGGCTGCGAGCGGACCTACTGTCCTACCTGCGGCACGTGCAGTGGCTGCGCCGGGCAGGTGGCTCTTCCCTGAAAACCCTGGAGCCCGAGCTGGGCACCCTGCAGGCCCGGCTGGACCGGCTGCTGCGCCGGCTGCAGCTCCTGGTATGTCCTGGCCCCAAGACCTGACCACCCCCAGaccccccacccaccctggcccCAAGATCCTGAGTCCTTGAAGCCTGAGACCCCAGACCTAAGTGCAACAGCCCCCGCTCTGAGACCCTGACACCCTAACAGCCCCGCTCTGAGACCCTGACACCCTAACAGCCCCGCTCTAGACCCTGACACCCTACCCTAACAGCCCGCTCTGAGACCCTGACACCTAAACCCTCTGACCCACCCTAACAGCCCCGCTCTGAGACCCTGACACCCTAACAGCCCCGCTCtgagaccccccccccccccccccccccccccccccccccccccccccccccccccccccccccccccccccccccccccccccccccccccccccccccccccccccccccccccccccccccccccccccccccccccccccccccccccccccccccccccccccctgaaCCCTAACAGCCCCCGCCTGAACCCTGACCCTGCAGCCCCAAATTCCTGTGGCCCTGAGACCCTGAGGCCCTAGTCCCCCAAATCCTGCCCAGAAAC
This window encodes:
- the IL11 gene encoding interleukin-11 isoform X2, with translation MSAGALGALQLPGVLTRLRADLLSYLRHVQWLRRAGGSSLKTLEPELGTLQARLDRLLRRLQLLMSRLALPQPPPDPPAPPLAPPSSAWGGIRAAHAILGGLHLTLDWAVRGLLLLKTRL
- the IL11 gene encoding interleukin-11 isoform X1; translation: MEKAGREGESGCVRPPSPAACPPPARPSPLYNPPGVHTPSLPRPCCSRVHASPPQAAAQLTLGAPPAADREGLKAPGSLPPALGNPWPCGDMNCVCRLVLVVLSLWPDTAVAPGPPPGPPRVSPDPRAELDSTVLLTRSLLADTRQLAAQLRDKFPADGDHNLDSLPTLAMSAGALGALQLPGVLTRLRADLLSYLRHVQWLRRAGGSSLKTLEPELGTLQARLDRLLRRLQLLMSRLALPQPPPDPPAPPLAPPSSAWGGIRAAHAILGGLHLTLDWAVRGLLLLKTRL